The genomic region TGGTGCGGGAGTATCGGCGGTGGTCGATGAAATCAGTTCGGCCGGTGGCAAAGCGGCGGGATGGCGGCTCGACGTCTTCGATCGCACGCAAATCAAGCGCGTGGTTGAAGAAGTTGCGGGGCGTTTCGGACGTCTCGACATCCTCATCAACAACGCGGGCTTCGGTGCCTTTCGCCGAATCGATGAGGACGGCTACGACGAGGTTTGGACCCGTGCGCTGGACGGACTCCTGACTGCTCAGCAGCTTCTCATTCGCGCCGCGCTGCCATATCTGCGAAAGTCCGACGCGGCGCGCATCGTCAATATCGCGTCCACCGAAGGTTTGGGGGCTACTCCGGGCGACAGCCCATACGTCGTCGCCAAGACCGCGGTCATCGGTCTCACCCATGCTCTCGCGGTCGACCTTGGCCCCGAGGGCATAACCGTCAACTGTATCTGCCCGGGGCCCATTCGCACCGCGCTCACCGCGGAGATTCCTGACGAGCACAAATTAATCTTCGGCAAACGCCGGACCGCACTGAAGCGCTATGGGTATCCGGAAGAGGTCGCCCATATCACCTTCAGCCTGTGCCTTCCCGCGGCCTCCTACATCACCGGGGCGGTAGTTCCGGTAGATGGCGGCCTAACCATCAGAAACGCCTGACCAAGAGGAAAGAGCGGGAGCAAGTTATGAGTATCACCGAAAACAAAGAACTGGTCCTTGGCTTCTTTGATGACATCGCCAAGGGCAACATTCAGGGAGCGCTCGACCGGATGGCGGAAGACCTGCGCTTCACGCTGATTGGCACCACTAGATTTTCGGGCGTCTGCAAAAGTCGCAAGGAATTTGTCGATCGCATCCTGGCGCCGTTGGGAGCCCAACTCGAAGGTCCTCTGACCATCACGACGGACAACCTGATCGCGGAAGGCGACTTCGTCGTGGTCCAGTCGCATGGCCGTTCTACCACGCGCAAAGGCGTGGCTTACGACAATACCTATTGCCATGTGTT from Candidatus Binataceae bacterium harbors:
- a CDS encoding SDR family oxidoreductase — encoded protein: MEPIRKLSRSVAERAVLVTGAASGMGRATAHLFAQEGAQVAVTDINGAGVSAVVDEISSAGGKAAGWRLDVFDRTQIKRVVEEVAGRFGRLDILINNAGFGAFRRIDEDGYDEVWTRALDGLLTAQQLLIRAALPYLRKSDAARIVNIASTEGLGATPGDSPYVVAKTAVIGLTHALAVDLGPEGITVNCICPGPIRTALTAEIPDEHKLIFGKRRTALKRYGYPEEVAHITFSLCLPAASYITGAVVPVDGGLTIRNA
- a CDS encoding nuclear transport factor 2 family protein; protein product: MSITENKELVLGFFDDIAKGNIQGALDRMAEDLRFTLIGTTRFSGVCKSRKEFVDRILAPLGAQLEGPLTITTDNLIAEGDFVVVQSHGRSTTRKGVAYDNTYCHVFRVVGGKIREASEYLDTELVTRAFGLK